Proteins encoded together in one Lathyrus oleraceus cultivar Zhongwan6 chromosome 5, CAAS_Psat_ZW6_1.0, whole genome shotgun sequence window:
- the LOC127087018 gene encoding protein disulfide-isomerase 5-1, translating into MRTRRPHTHSAAATAIPSSLLLILTTTCLLLLSFSIPTQSEVITLTSDTFSDKIKEKDTAWFVKFCVPWCKHCKNLGSLWDDIGKAMENENEIEIGEVDCGTDKAVCSKADIHSYPTFKVFYDGEEVAKYQGTRDVESLRTFVLDEAEKAAAKAQLDSDKEL; encoded by the exons ATGAGAACTCGCCGCCCGCACACTCACTCCGCCGCCGCAACCGCAATTCCATCCTCTCTTCTTCTAATTCTAACAACAACATGTCTCcttcttctctctttttcaatTCCCACTCAATCCGAAGTCATCACTTTAACCTCCGACACCTTTTCCGATAAG ATAAAGGAGAAAGATACTGCGTGGTTTGTGAAATTCTGCGTTCCCTGGTGCAAGCATTG CAAGAATTTGGGCTCGTTATGGGATGATATAGGGAAGGCAATggaaaatgaaaatgaaatagagATTGGAGAAGTTGATTGTGGCACGGATAAAGCTGTTTGTTCTAAAGCTGATATTCACTCATATCCTACGTTTAAGGTTTTCTATGATGGAGAAGAAGTTGCCAAATATCAAG GTACAAGGGATGTTGAATCATTGAGAACTTTTGTTTTGGATGAAGCTGAAAAGGCAGCAGCAAAAGCACAACTCGACAGTGATAAAGAATTGTAA